A window of Myxococcales bacterium genomic DNA:
TTCTGCTGGGTTACCGCGGTCTGACCACCGGAAAGCGGCGCCGGCTGGCTGACCGACGGCGTCGAGGCGATTTTGATGTGGATGTTGCCGTGGGCGATCGCCACCGGACTGATACGCACATCCGACCCGATCACCACCGTTCCCGTGCGCTCGTTGACCACGACCTTGGCCGGCATTTCCGTCTGCACGTCCACCGATTCGATCCGGGCGATCAACCCGGCGACATTTTTCTTGTACCCCTCGGGTACTTGCACTTCGATCGTCCGGGAATCCATCGCCCGCGCGCTGGTGCCGCTCAACTCGATGTTGATCGAGGAAGCGGCACGCGCCGCGGTCGAAAAGTCCGGGTTTTCCAAGGCGATGGTCAGGGAATCCTGGTTGTTGATATCCAATTGCACTTCGCGCTCGACCAGGGCGCCGGAAGGAATCGCCCCGGCCGTCGGGTGGTTTTTCGTGACCGTATCGTTTCCGCCGCCGGCTGAGAACCCGCCGATGCTGACCGGCCCTTGCGCCACGGCGTAGATCAAGCCGTCGGGGGCCTTGAGCGGGCACATCATCAGCGTGCCGCCCTGGAGGCTCTTGGCGTCGCCGATGGAGGACACGGTCACGTCGAG
This region includes:
- a CDS encoding flagellar basal body P-ring protein FlgI encodes the protein MFKRIALLVAFLTILSLDALPARAARLKDLADFVGVRSNPLIGYGLVVGLNKTGDGNSMRSTTMSILNMLNSVGVKVDQRDIKSGNVAAVMVTAQLPPFVRQGQKLDVTVSSIGDAKSLQGGTLMMCPLKAPDGLIYAVAQGPVSIGGFSAGGGNDTVTKNHPTAGAIPSGALVEREVQLDINNQDSLTIALENPDFSTAARAASSINIELSGTSARAMDSRTIEVQVPEGYKKNVAGLIARIESVDVQTEMPAKVVVNERTGTVVIGSDVRISPVAIAHGNIHIKIASTPSVSQPAPLSGGQTAVTQQKNVVVAEDAGQLFSLPYQTSIGDLVTALNAIGVTPRDLAAILQAIKSAGALQAQLEIM